The Oncorhynchus keta strain PuntledgeMale-10-30-2019 chromosome 22, Oket_V2, whole genome shotgun sequence genome includes the window CGTTACAAAGAGGAATGTAGTAACCTTTGACTTAATCCAGCACCCAAGTCAGTTCTCCAAAAAACACATAGCCAAATGTAGTTTGTTTCTTAATTCAAAGGGCAAAACAATGGTGCACATACAACTTCAGTCAATTAGAAAATTATTGGGGGCTGGTTCATTCAATGTAAAAATACATTGTATGAAGGGTAAACGCTTTTCTGTTTGAGAAAAACACTTCAAATTTGATAGATGTTTCCAATCCATGGAAAAAAATAGCTGCAGAATCCAAACCAAGTACACATCCTATACTCAGCCTCCTTTACTCCTGAAAGTTTTCATTTAAGAACTTTAGCAGTACAAATGTGAATGCTCATAAAACATgtcaaaaaaaatatttaaaaaaaaacaactgaCTTGGGAGAGATCTTTCTGGTCTTCTCACCCCAGTCCCCCCTCAGAATGCAGGACTAACTGGCTTGTTCTGTTGCATGTTGAGGTTATCCAGAGTGACCCTCCTAATGTTTCTATCCTCCATATCTTCCCCAGGCTAGGGCCGAATCCATCCTTCCACGCAGCAAGAAGCAACATTCCTGAAGGCTTGAGGAGAGCCTCGGGTGGGGCAGAAACATACTGACTTTCCTTTAATTGGATTCCTGCTGGCTCCGGTCCAGTGTGAGGCAGTGATCCAGGtgaggaggagactgggtggtTGCTCCAGCTCCCCTTGACAGGGTGAGACTGGTACCCAACTGGCCGAGGAGGGGCAGTTCACTGGGTTGTGTGGGAAGGGAAATGTTTTTTAGGAGTTGTTGGCCGAGTTCTCATTGCTGGTTGAGCTGGAGGACGGGGGTGCAGAGGAAGAGGCAAAGTTCATCCCTGATAGACCTGGAGGATTCATGGCTGTGTTCAGTCCACTTAAGCTTTTCCTGCACACTGGACATGTGTCGTGCTTTGGAAACACACAGGAGCACAAACACAGAAGACATCATTATATATAATCAATAATCTTCAAGAAGATTTTATTTTCCGGAAAACTCCCAAGATTGTAAGTAGAGCCCACAGTTTTAATTGACAACTTAACTTAAACAGGAGAAACTCTGGTTCAGGAAAAGGTCATCTAGGTCTTGTCAACGATAGCACTAAAAGAAAGGTACATATGAGTGGAAAGGTCTTACCTGTTCAAGCCAGGGTACTATGCAATCATTGTGAAACAAATGATTACATGGAAGTTGCCTAACGTTTTCTCCAGCACTGTAGTCTTCTTTACACACTGGACATTCTAGACCAGAGCCTTAAAACAGAAAAACAAATTCAAGATGGAAATGTGTTCAACAACACCTCCAAAACCTATGACCTACTGATTTCCATAGAAAATGAGCAAGACCACAACAAGTCCAGCGCACAGGGCCTGAGGTGATGCACttgactgtgctgtgtgtgtgttgatattcAGGGTCACTTACCTACATGCTCCTGTGTGATTAGGACTGTGGGAAGGCTCATGATTTTGTCCCCATCAGCTGGTGGAGGGCCAGTGTTCTCAAACTGATTTAATAACTATGGGACACacaattttttgtttgtttttatgtaTATATTTGATACTGTGTGGATCATGCTAACCAAACAAAGAATGTTTTCACAATCCAAATGCAGGTATTTTGTTGTTGAGTTTGACAGTTAATTTAGAAATGTTTAATAAGGTGAGTGGTAAACAGTCATTacgtacctgtgtaatgattgcATCTAGTCCGTTGGCACCCCAGGCGTAATCCATGGGGTTTGAGTGAAGCACGCCCctataaatgaagataaacaaaAGTCAGCTGTAATACAAACAGTCAGTTGGAAAACTTCTACAAAGTTCACTAGTCCCAAAATACTGGAATGTACTAAATTCATCTCACCAGGGTCCCACACCAATATTTGGCACTGCCGCAGGCGCGATTATTCCATTCACTAGCTGCTGAATGATTCTACAAGAGGACAAAACATTTTGGTTATGCTCTGCATGCATCCAAAAATAAGACCTACTTGCATCATTGCCTACATAGAACATGTTATCAAAGCTCAGAAGAAAAGAGACAAGCCTATCACTGGGTACATTATGTGAATCATGGAACATTTCGAAAGCATGGAACATTGAACTTACCCCTCTAAAGTGGGCActccctccggtctccctgcctgccttctGACGCCATGGCGACCGCGAGGTTGTCTGGCGCCGTATCGCTGCCGTGATGCCATCTCCCGTTCTCGCCGATTCTCGGCGTCGCGGTTGTCCTCTGTTCCCAATCCAGCTCCTCCTAGCCCTGCTCCTCCCAACCCAGCTCCTCCCAGCCCCGCTCCGAAGTCAAAGGAGTCGTCAAAGACACCCATAGCAAACTGGCCGTAACCCGAGGGGAACGTAAATATATTTGAAGGGTCCACATTCTACAAGAAATGGACATTTCACAAACAGATGCATTCATAAATTACTTGGAGTTCTTTCTGTACATACTATTCAATGTTTATAGTCAACAGAAATTCCAACTAGGCCTACGTCAAAAACCAGGTCCGATTTTACaagttgtgtttgtttgttttctaaGATAACAATATCATGGTAAAGCCTTTGTTTCTCAATATGCAGAGTAAATAAGCTGAGAAACCTCAAATGGATGTTGGTTCTGGTCACCGCTGGAGATGGTGGATGTGGACCCATTTTCACTGCTGTTCAGGAagagaaacatagaaaacagttAGCATTTTTGGAGAGGGATTTGATTTAAATGTGTGCGCACACCCTCTTGACCAGAGAGCTGTAATCATAGGTAAAAAGTTATGTGATGCCAAGTGTCAAAATCTAGTGACAAGGTTGCTGACATTTTTATTCAGAATGTCAACAGAATGCTTGCTTTGATGTCACACATTCAACAAACCGTCGGTCCTCCAGCAGTTCCTCGATAAAGCCAGATTCACACCGAGGACATGTGTAATCCTGCAAACAAATATTATAACGCCGTTAAGTGTAATTTACGCATTCACTCTACCACAAAACAGGCTAGCAATCAGCTATTGAATCACTACTACTACATTCAACTgtagtatcagtcaaaagtttggacacctactcattcaagggttcatctttatttgaactattttctacattgtagaataatagtgaagaaatcaaaactatgaaataacacatggaatcatgtggtaaccaaaagtgttaaatcaaaatatattttagattcctcaaagaagccaccgtttgccttgacagctttgcacattcttggcattctctcaaccaacttcacctggaatgcttttccaacagttaatgagttcccacatatgctgagcacttgttggctgctttcctttACTCTtcagtccaactcatctcaattgggtagaggtcaggtcatctgatgcagcactccatcactctccttctttgtcaaatagcccttacacagcctggaggtgtgttaggtcattttcctattgaaaaacaaatgatagtcccactaagcacaaaccagatggggtggcgtatcgctgcagaatgctgtggtagccatgctggttacgtgtgccctgaattctaaataaatcacagatagtgtcaccagcaaagcacccctacaccatcaaagcacccctacaccatcacacctctgcCTCCATGCTTCAGTgaaaaccacacatgcagagatcatccgttcacctactctgtgtgtcacaaagacactgcggattggaccaaaaatcgcaaatttggactgatcagacaaaaggacagatttccaccggtctaatgtccattgcttgtgtttcttggcccaagcaagtctcttcttattggtgtcctttagtagtggtttctttgcaacaatttgaCTATGAAGGCGTGATTCACTAagactcctctgaacagttgatgttgagatggatctgttacttgaactctgaagcatttatttgggctgcaatctgaggtgcagttaactttaatgaacttatcctctgcagcagaggtaactctgggtcttcctttcctgtggcggtcctcacgggagccagtttcatcatagcacttgaagGATTTTGCAACTGTACTTGAAaggaactttcaaagttcttgaaatgttccttattgactgaccttcatgtcttaaagtaatgatattattatattattattattaatgatgcactgtttctctttgcttattagagctgttcttgccataatatggacttagtattttaccaaatagggcagtCTTCTGTATACCTACCTTGtcccaacacaactgattggctcaaacgcattaaggaaagaaattccacaaattaacaaggcacacctgttaattaaatatgttatctctgctaccgcacggcaagcaataccgtagcgccaagtctaggtccaagaggcttctaaacagcttttacccaagccataagactcctgaacagctaatcaaatggctacccagactattttaattgcccccccctcactctcttctacgctgctgctactctcggttattatctatgcatagtcactttaataactctacctacatgtacatattacctcaattacattgacaccggtacccccgcacattcaataactcttcttgaactgcactgttggttaagggcatgtaagtaagcatttaacggtaaagtctacacttgttgtattcggcgcatgtgacaaataaaatttgatttggaattGAAATGTATTCTAGGTGAcaaactcatgaagctggttgacagaattccaagagtgttcaaagctgtcatcaaggtaaagggtggctcgtttgaagaatctcaaatatatttggatttgtttaacacttctttggttactacatgattctatgtgttattttatagttttgatgtcctcactattattctacaatgtagaaaatattaaaaataaagaaaaactcttgaatgagtaggtgtccaaccttttgactggcACTATATGTGTGGCCAACACGAGAGAAAAAATTGACAAAAAGGAGATAACCCAATTGAACTACACTGTTAAGAACAGTCAAGAAGGAAGGAGTTGAATTGTGTTCAGGATTTAATTCAGTGTCCATTGCCAGCAAACTGTGGAAAGCCTACTGATTAACATGTTTCATTGTGAGAGACACCTTTAGTATTCTATGACAGATAATTCCAGCACCTGACTGCTATGCTGGTGTGACTTACTGaatggtgcacacacacacacacacacacacacacacacacacacacacacacacacacacacacacacacacacacacacacacacaaagaatgcACTGTGCCATTGTCACTGTGACTAAAATATAACACTAGACACAATATTTTAGGTTTAGCATTGGAATCTGCCAACAACCTCTCTCCTCTACATGTCTATGCTTTCTACAGAAAACATAAATGCCATCATCATGGAAATATTACAATAAATTGTTCCTTGAAGATGCAGAAAAATAAACATATCATATGACTAACGTCAGCGAACTACAAATCTCCCTCTGCTTTAGCTGATCTGAAGCCTACAGGATGTTTGGTTACTGAATGGAGTCCTTTATACATCATTTATTGCTAATCTGGATGCACGTGCCATTGCCAAGCATTGCTGATATCACAGGCAGTTCAGATGCATTCCTTGGCTAAGACTGTTTGTCCCATGTGTTGTCAAGATTTCTAGGCAGCTAGCTATGTTGTTCCCATTTATATCTTGCACAGATTAGTAATGAGCCGTGAGTATACAATAATTGCTGTCAAGATAATTTCATGCCCTAGCTATAAATCAAGCTGGTTAACGTTAGCACGCGCACACAACCataataactagctagctaacgttaactacaAACGACGCAACACAATACAGGATAGCTAGCTTGGCTGATAAGCACATCAGATGCGGTtagttagctagcgagctaatCAGTCTCTGATTTTACAAGCTTTCTATTTTAAAATATGAGCGAACTAGACTAGTTCTCGTTAGCTGGCTAACAGTCAGATGCAAGAAGTTGAAAATATGGTTAGCTTAGCTCAATGACTGTATGATGGggtttagctagccagctagctagaatTGTTATGGACTCGTTCAAACGTACAAGACCAACAATAATTTAGCTACTCTCCTCGACTAATTGTCTTTCGCTTCTTGTCAACGTTACTTACGGGGAGACGAGGGCTGATCTCTTCCGAACATCTGTGACAGAAAAACCGGCTGGGCCATGGAGGTGCTTCCGCCATTTTTTTGGTTCTCTGTTGAAGGATTCAGTTGgagggtcgtcactagttaccacagccacaaagtcataattatgAATAAACCCAGACTATTTCTACAAttatcttcttaaaatctgattttaaacctaacattaaccacactgctaaacgTATTTCCAAGGCTaatcttaaattaagaccaaaaagcaaatgTGTTTTTCATACATGTTTACGATATAGCCAAAGTTAGTACAGTATgattctccaatagaaatcccaaATCCCACTGGTAGACGTTGGCAAGCTAAACTCATGCGTAGAAACACTTAATCGCGTTTAACGGTCGCCTCACCACAAACTGCGCATGTGCAGTcgtcaaatcaaaggcactccttTCGATATAAAGTTATTTTTGACAaaaatgaaaacgtgtcagtttATCACTTTCACAAGCTTGGAGTAAAAATAAGAtcaactacttaagacattggGTGTAATCTAGGTTGTGACTTTGGATTTCGAGAAAATGAACAAATAAGGAAGACATTTTGACTTCTCTCATTTACTTATTAAAACCCAAAACCACAGCCTGCTCTGTTTGTTCTGTTTCGCAAGCGTTCCCGGAAGCGTAGCAACGTTGCGCCTCTCagtttagaaactctgtgatatagccaattttgactttgtggctgtggtaactactGACAACAGTGGAGACAGTACAGAGTAAAGAAGGGGACAATAATGATTCGCTCACTAGAATATACGTAAGGCATATAATGAAATACTTCAAACTCTTCAAATATGTTTCTACATTTATATTATTCCACATATTCAAGCtagcaaaataaaaaaaatgcaatCTTGAAGTAGGCCTAAATTAGCATTTTCTCTCACTCATTTTGACAGAGAAGTACATCAGATACAGATAGTTAGCTAGCGAGCTAGTCAGTCTGATTTTACAAGCTGAAAGAACTCGATTTATGGCTAAAATATGACTTGGATGTTTCTTTAACTCATGGGACTAAATTGAGCTATTGTAACCCGACCACATATATCATTTTCTCGTGATTTTTTAAGAAATTAAAATGAGCaaaatacacatttataaagacgtttggggaaaaaaataaaatgaCCAATGTATATTTCACTTTTCTGATGGCAGTTCTATGCGTTATTGCCACATGGTGGTGCTTTTGTGTCCTATATCTATTTACAGATGATCTCCAGCAAATATTGCAGTTCAGCAGGTAAAGTATTCTATTCCTAATTTCTTCATATCAATGTACAAGATTGTGGTACATTTAGTGACCAGTTGAGAACCTATTGGAAATAATCCTTGTGATGCTAAAAGAACCAGGGCGATGAGATCATGCTGGTCTAAATGACCAAATCGCCCTCTAGTATCCTCATGGATGGAATGTTATTAATGTTTTCCATAATTTCCTTATTAATAAACATGGTTTAAAAACAACTATGAAAATATGGTTGTTTCTATGTCAATTCAGagaatattcagaccccttgactttttccacattttgttactttacagccttattctaaaattgattaaataattgaattccctcatcaatctacacacaataccccataatgacaaagcaaaaacaggtatatagacatttttgtaaatgtattgaacatttttaaaaaactgaaCTGtcatatttacatacagtaccagtcaaaagtttggacacacctactcattcaaaggtttttctttcttttttattattttcgacattgtagaataat containing:
- the LOC118401382 gene encoding E3 ubiquitin-protein ligase RNF126-like, whose protein sequence is MAEAPPWPSRFFCHRCSEEISPRLPDYTCPRCESGFIEELLEDRRSENGSTSTISSGDQNQHPFENVDPSNIFTFPSGYGQFAMGVFDDSFDFGAGLGGAGLGGAGLGGAGLGTEDNRDAENRREREMASRQRYGARQPRGRHGVRRQAGRPEGVPTLEGIIQQLVNGIIAPAAVPNIGVGPWGVLHSNPMDYAWGANGLDAIITQLLNQFENTGPPPADGDKIMSLPTVLITQEHVGSGLECPVCKEDYSAGENVRQLPCNHLFHNDCIVPWLEQHDTCPVCRKSLSGLNTAMNPPGLSGMNFASSSAPPSSSSTSNENSANNS